The following coding sequences are from one Paenibacillus stellifer window:
- a CDS encoding 4Fe-4S dicluster domain-containing protein — protein MNSFVLADPGKCIGCHTCEAACIVAHSDQRIFEAGGDEAVYYPRLTVVETEDVTAPVQCRHCEDAPCANVCPNGSITNREHSIFINQDTCIGCKTCAVVCPYGAITMVAAYSKGRKQLQRGLRVQSGNAWSPKPRMVANKCDLCEDTGGGPECVRVCPTHALQFIASPHLDESIARKRTGTVQMLQSYGGFGDY, from the coding sequence ATGAACAGCTTTGTGCTGGCTGATCCGGGCAAGTGTATCGGATGTCATACTTGCGAGGCGGCTTGTATTGTCGCTCATTCGGATCAGCGGATCTTTGAAGCGGGTGGCGATGAAGCGGTCTATTACCCGCGCCTGACTGTCGTGGAGACGGAGGATGTGACCGCACCTGTTCAATGCAGACACTGTGAGGATGCCCCCTGCGCCAATGTCTGTCCGAATGGATCAATCACGAACAGGGAGCACAGCATTTTTATTAATCAGGATACCTGCATTGGCTGCAAGACTTGCGCCGTCGTCTGTCCCTATGGAGCTATCACCATGGTTGCCGCCTACAGTAAAGGACGGAAGCAGCTGCAGCGCGGCCTTCGCGTTCAATCCGGGAATGCCTGGAGCCCGAAGCCAAGAATGGTCGCGAACAAATGCGATCTATGCGAAGATACCGGAGGCGGGCCGGAATGTGTGCGGGTGTGCCCGACTCATGCGCTGCAGTTCATTGCTTCCCCGCATCTCGATGAGTCGATCGCACGGAAGAGAACGGGTACGGTTCAGATGCTGCAGTCGTATGGAGGATTTGGCGATTATTAA
- a CDS encoding IS110 family transposase, which produces MKLFVGIDVSSQELEACFMNADGDNFESFTVPNNLHGASHLRDRIVVAADKLAVSEIHIGLEATSVYSWHPAMYFHQDPALRERKTKVFTLNPKLICKFREAYADMDKTDRLDAWVIADRLRFGRLTTTLVMQEQYIALQRLTRMRFHLVHNLAREKQYFLQNLFYKCNAFTTEVDSSVFGHALMEMLSEKFSLDDIAEMNVTDLADYLRDKGRNRFPDPERVARCIQQAARASYRLSKVVEDSIDLVLGTSIESIRSIQKQLKDLDKAIERILDGIPGAQCLLSVPGIGKVYAAGLLGELGDIERFKDQAAVAKYAGLTWRKHQSGAFEAEHTARIKSGNRFLRYYLVEAANSVRLRDEEFGEYYRKKYNEVPRNQHKRALVLTARKLVRLVDVLLRNGQLYTPRRKVNSAKN; this is translated from the coding sequence TTGAAGCTTTTTGTCGGAATTGACGTGAGCTCCCAAGAGCTCGAAGCGTGTTTCATGAACGCGGACGGCGACAACTTCGAATCGTTCACCGTCCCGAATAACCTTCACGGCGCTTCTCACCTTCGCGATCGTATCGTGGTCGCAGCGGACAAGCTTGCCGTATCTGAGATTCACATCGGCCTTGAGGCCACTTCCGTCTACAGCTGGCACCCGGCCATGTATTTCCACCAGGACCCGGCACTTCGTGAGCGCAAGACCAAGGTGTTTACGCTGAACCCCAAGCTCATCTGCAAGTTCCGCGAAGCTTACGCCGACATGGACAAGACCGACCGTCTGGATGCCTGGGTCATTGCGGATCGCCTTCGCTTCGGCCGCCTGACGACCACCCTCGTCATGCAGGAGCAGTATATCGCGCTCCAGCGCCTTACGCGCATGCGTTTCCACTTGGTGCACAACCTCGCCCGGGAGAAGCAATACTTCTTGCAGAACCTGTTCTACAAGTGCAATGCCTTCACCACCGAAGTGGACAGTTCAGTATTCGGCCACGCCCTCATGGAAATGCTCTCGGAGAAGTTCAGCCTCGATGACATTGCCGAGATGAATGTTACCGACCTGGCTGACTATCTGCGGGACAAGGGGCGGAATCGCTTCCCCGACCCTGAACGTGTGGCTCGCTGCATCCAGCAAGCCGCCCGCGCCTCCTACCGGTTGTCGAAGGTCGTGGAAGATTCCATTGACCTTGTGCTCGGCACGTCCATCGAGTCCATCCGCAGCATCCAGAAGCAACTCAAGGATCTGGACAAGGCCATTGAACGCATTCTGGACGGCATCCCGGGCGCGCAGTGCCTCCTGTCGGTGCCCGGCATCGGCAAGGTCTACGCCGCCGGCCTGCTCGGTGAACTCGGCGACATCGAACGGTTCAAGGATCAGGCCGCCGTGGCCAAGTATGCCGGCCTTACATGGCGAAAGCATCAGTCCGGCGCCTTCGAAGCCGAACACACCGCGCGCATCAAATCCGGCAATCGATTCCTGCGCTACTACCTGGTTGAAGCTGCCAACTCCGTTCGATTGCGCGATGAGGAATTCGGTGAGTACTACCGGAAGAAATATAACGAAGTGCCCAGAAATCAACACAAACGCGCCCTCGTCTTAACGGCAAGAAAACTCGTGCGTCTGGTCGATGTGCTGCTACGCAACGGCCAACTCTATACGCCTCGAAGGAAGGTGAATAGCGCGAAGAATTAA